A genomic window from Tolypothrix sp. PCC 7910 includes:
- a CDS encoding histidine triad nucleotide-binding protein has protein sequence MSETTETIFSKIIRREIPADIVYEDDLALAFRDIQPQAPVHILVIPKKAIAKLADAESQDHALLGHLLLTVKRVAEKVGLENGYRVVINSGADGGQTVYHLHLHILGGREMKWPPG, from the coding sequence ATGAGTGAAACCACAGAGACGATTTTCAGCAAAATCATTCGTCGGGAAATTCCCGCCGATATTGTTTATGAAGATGATTTGGCTTTGGCGTTCAGAGACATTCAACCCCAAGCACCAGTTCATATTTTGGTGATTCCCAAAAAGGCGATCGCTAAATTAGCTGATGCAGAATCTCAGGATCATGCTCTTTTAGGTCATCTGTTATTAACCGTGAAGCGCGTTGCTGAAAAAGTAGGATTAGAAAATGGTTATCGGGTTGTAATTAACTCCGGTGCTGATGGCGGTCAAACTGTCTATCATTTACACCTACATATTCTAGGAGGACGGGAAATGAAATGGCCTCCTGGTTGA
- a CDS encoding response regulator, producing MKILVVEDDELLVHVLSEILASLNYAVEVAHDGDTARDLIETYDYDLVLLDVMLPKMDGISLCRHIRSRGLQMPVLLLTGCDSSHEKAIGLDAGADDYVVKPFDQEELVARVRALLRRGGTTSQPVLEWGNLKLDPISCEVTYNHDLLSLTPKEYALLELFLRNSRRVFSCGMILEHLWSYEDTPGEEAVRTHIKGLRMKLRSVGAASDLIETVYGIGYRLKPQTPEEQGNKAELDAKKSANLHQQSQQQTLVAVAGIWQKFQGRVNQQLQILEQAAVSQKTLNPELRSQAAQEAHTLAGSLGTFGLPHGSKLARKIEQLLKSDKILTQSENSKLQNWVQRLRQEIESKQQESTSPPPHTDDNPLVLLVDGNGKLAEQLKVESANWNVKVTDANSIESARHFIYREHPSVVLLDPNVAPNPQESFSLLTELSQNKPPIPVLVFTEQSDFSNRLQIARNGGHRFLQKPMPAAQVLEAVTQVLQQAPHAEAKILAVDDDPHILALLETLLSPWGLKVIGLQDPRQFWTTLETVAPDMLILDVEMPHTNGIELCQVVRNDARWSELPILFLTVHSDAEIVNQVFSAGADDFVSKPIVGPELVNRIINRLERIKLLRRVTKCQSREVTTSENRWRSLFDSKHECITVIAADGTLLEINPACLAMLEANNNAAVIGKSIYELISPEYQQQFRQFHASICQGNQGTLQFEIVSSKGHRRWLETHAVPLRYEADGTTVQLAIMQDITEYKQAELEIRRVNRTLQALTNCSQVLVRAKDELDLLQRICQMIVEVGGYRLAWVGLAEHDPQSTISPVAQAGYEDGYLQSLNLNWADNPAGLGPVGTAIRTGQTCIIQNILTDPHYEIWRCQAIKQGYASSIALPLTADGQVLGALNIYATEPEAFDADEVKLLEALAIDLAYGMMALRNQRDRQIAEAALQKSQQSYQQLVELCPEAIFIESEGNFVFVNSAAVQLFGATQPQELLGKQVLGLVHPDSQPAVGEQLQLLKTSTQPVTLEEAQFLRLDGQAIALEIAAAAFTYQNQPASQVVARDITARKQTEALLHQVNNELELRVAERTAELISLNLKLQTELDERQSIQEQLRISQAKFARILDIADDAIISIDATQKITLFNQGAEKIFGYQAEEVLGQQLDILLPLRFASAHRHHVGDFGKSPSPARRMGERREIYGMRRDGTEFPAEASISKLDMGGDTYYTVILRDITERKLVERMKDEFVSVVSHELRTPLTSIHGSLGMLVSGLLPANSEQGKRLLQIATDSTERLVRLINDILDIERIESGRVKMEREICNVADLIKSAVNVIQPLADKLGVQLSIADVSIQLWADPDRIVQTLTNLLSNAIKFSHTGETVCLTAKTQGNEVLFAVKDTGRGIPANKLDSIFERFQQVDSSDSRNHDGTGLGLAICKSIVQQHSGRIWVESTLDEGSTFYFTLPILSARQTPEPVQAIAPESGYMTQHSPLVLVCDDDPAISHELQTVLKKGGYQVVTVANGQEAIAAAASQNPDVILLDLLMPGMNGWETMAVLKERADTKDIPIVICSVYKQTSSSQATADFVDWVSKPVQESNLLKSLRQAVATASKRVKILIVEDDNDLAQLLITLFERHDIDTYLAKTGREAIRLSQQVNPDLLILDLILPESDGFAVVDWLQKHNQLCSTPVVVYSATDLDESERDRLKLGHTEFLTKGRVTTQEFEQRVMELLQRITHNKQEGEQF from the coding sequence ATGAAAATTTTAGTTGTAGAAGATGACGAGCTACTTGTACATGTGCTGAGCGAAATTCTTGCTAGCCTGAACTATGCTGTTGAGGTTGCTCACGATGGAGATACAGCGCGGGATTTAATTGAAACTTATGATTATGATTTAGTGCTCTTGGATGTGATGCTGCCAAAAATGGACGGCATTAGTCTTTGTCGTCATATCCGATCGCGTGGTTTGCAAATGCCTGTTTTGTTATTAACAGGGTGTGATAGCAGCCATGAAAAAGCGATTGGCCTAGATGCAGGAGCAGATGATTATGTCGTTAAACCTTTTGACCAAGAAGAATTAGTGGCGCGGGTACGGGCTTTATTACGTCGAGGTGGAACAACCTCACAACCTGTATTGGAATGGGGTAATTTAAAGCTCGATCCCATTAGCTGCGAAGTCACCTACAACCACGATTTGCTGTCATTAACCCCGAAAGAATATGCATTATTAGAACTTTTCTTGCGTAACAGTCGCCGGGTATTTAGTTGCGGCATGATTTTAGAGCATCTTTGGTCTTACGAAGATACCCCCGGTGAAGAAGCTGTGCGTACCCATATTAAGGGCTTGCGGATGAAGCTACGAAGTGTGGGGGCGGCGAGCGATTTAATTGAAACAGTTTATGGAATTGGCTATCGACTTAAACCCCAAACACCAGAAGAACAGGGTAATAAAGCAGAATTAGACGCAAAAAAATCCGCTAATTTACATCAACAATCACAACAACAAACACTTGTCGCAGTTGCGGGGATTTGGCAAAAATTTCAAGGGCGAGTTAATCAGCAATTACAGATACTAGAACAAGCAGCTGTTAGCCAAAAAACCTTAAATCCAGAATTGCGATCGCAAGCTGCTCAAGAAGCTCATACTTTAGCAGGTTCCTTGGGTACTTTTGGTTTACCTCATGGTTCCAAATTGGCACGAAAAATTGAGCAATTGCTGAAATCTGACAAAATTTTGACGCAATCGGAGAATAGCAAATTACAAAATTGGGTGCAGCGATTACGGCAAGAAATTGAAAGCAAACAGCAAGAATCGACATCTCCTCCACCTCATACTGATGACAATCCCTTGGTTTTGCTAGTTGATGGCAATGGTAAATTAGCGGAACAATTAAAAGTAGAGTCGGCTAATTGGAATGTCAAAGTTACAGATGCTAACAGTATTGAATCTGCTAGACATTTCATTTACCGGGAGCATCCTAGTGTAGTATTACTCGATCCCAATGTCGCTCCCAATCCCCAAGAAAGTTTCAGCCTACTCACCGAACTTTCTCAAAATAAACCACCCATCCCCGTGCTAGTTTTTACCGAGCAAAGCGATTTTAGCAACCGCTTGCAAATAGCACGCAACGGCGGACATAGATTTTTGCAAAAGCCGATGCCGGCGGCGCAGGTGTTAGAAGCTGTTACCCAAGTATTGCAACAAGCGCCCCATGCGGAAGCCAAAATCTTAGCTGTAGACGACGATCCTCATATTCTGGCATTGTTAGAAACTTTACTCAGTCCTTGGGGGCTGAAAGTAATAGGTTTGCAAGACCCGCGACAGTTCTGGACAACGCTAGAAACCGTCGCTCCAGATATGTTGATTTTAGATGTGGAAATGCCCCATACCAACGGTATCGAACTATGCCAAGTAGTCCGGAACGATGCCCGATGGAGTGAGTTGCCGATTTTATTCCTAACAGTTCACAGCGATGCCGAAATTGTCAATCAGGTATTTAGTGCTGGTGCTGATGATTTTGTGAGTAAACCGATTGTTGGGCCAGAATTGGTGAATCGGATTATTAATCGCTTAGAACGCATCAAACTATTGCGGCGTGTCACCAAATGCCAGAGTCGGGAAGTAACTACATCAGAAAATCGCTGGCGATCGCTTTTTGATAGTAAGCATGAATGTATCACTGTGATTGCCGCCGATGGTACGTTGTTGGAAATTAACCCCGCTTGTCTTGCCATGTTGGAGGCCAATAACAATGCGGCGGTGATTGGTAAGTCAATTTACGAGCTCATTTCCCCTGAATATCAGCAGCAGTTCCGCCAATTCCACGCCAGTATTTGTCAAGGTAACCAAGGAACTCTTCAATTTGAAATTGTCAGTTCTAAAGGGCATCGACGCTGGCTAGAAACCCACGCTGTACCTCTGCGCTATGAAGCAGATGGCACAACTGTGCAGTTGGCGATCATGCAGGATATTACTGAATACAAACAAGCAGAACTCGAAATTCGTCGGGTAAATCGCACGCTGCAAGCTTTAACTAATTGCAGTCAGGTACTTGTACGGGCTAAAGACGAGTTAGATTTACTGCAAAGAATTTGCCAAATGATCGTCGAAGTTGGCGGTTATCGTTTAGCTTGGGTGGGTTTAGCAGAACATGATCCCCAAAGCACAATCAGTCCCGTCGCCCAAGCTGGTTACGAAGATGGATATTTGCAATCTCTCAACCTCAATTGGGCAGATAATCCCGCAGGATTGGGGCCAGTCGGGACAGCAATTCGCACAGGTCAAACCTGTATTATTCAAAATATTTTAACTGACCCCCATTATGAAATTTGGCGTTGTCAGGCGATTAAGCAAGGCTATGCCTCATCCATTGCTTTACCCTTAACAGCCGATGGGCAAGTTTTGGGCGCATTGAATATCTACGCCACCGAACCAGAAGCTTTTGATGCTGATGAGGTGAAACTTTTAGAAGCCCTAGCCATAGACCTAGCTTACGGGATGATGGCATTACGCAATCAACGCGATCGCCAAATTGCTGAAGCTGCATTACAAAAAAGTCAGCAAAGTTACCAACAGCTAGTAGAACTTTGCCCAGAAGCAATTTTTATTGAAAGCGAAGGTAATTTTGTCTTTGTCAACAGCGCCGCAGTGCAGTTGTTTGGTGCTACCCAACCGCAAGAATTACTCGGTAAACAGGTATTAGGGTTAGTTCATCCCGATTCGCAACCAGCAGTGGGCGAACAACTGCAACTGCTGAAAACCTCCACCCAGCCAGTAACCCTAGAAGAAGCCCAATTTCTGCGCTTAGATGGCCAAGCGATCGCGCTGGAAATCGCCGCCGCTGCTTTTACCTACCAAAATCAACCCGCATCGCAAGTTGTCGCCCGTGATATCACTGCGCGTAAACAAACGGAAGCATTACTACATCAAGTCAACAATGAATTGGAATTAAGAGTTGCAGAACGGACGGCGGAGTTAATTAGTCTGAATCTGAAATTACAAACAGAACTCGATGAACGTCAGTCAATCCAAGAACAACTACGCATTTCCCAGGCGAAATTTGCCCGAATTTTAGATATTGCTGATGATGCCATTATTTCCATCGATGCTACCCAAAAAATAACCTTATTTAACCAAGGTGCAGAGAAGATTTTTGGTTATCAGGCTGAAGAAGTACTGGGGCAGCAGTTAGATATACTCTTACCATTACGCTTTGCCTCAGCCCATCGTCACCATGTCGGCGACTTTGGCAAATCTCCCAGCCCTGCCCGGAGAATGGGCGAACGCCGAGAAATCTATGGTATGCGTCGGGATGGCACAGAATTTCCGGCAGAAGCCTCGATTTCTAAATTAGATATGGGAGGCGATACTTATTATACGGTAATTCTCAGGGATATTACAGAGCGCAAGCTAGTGGAGCGGATGAAAGACGAGTTTGTCTCCGTTGTCAGTCACGAACTCCGCACCCCCCTGACTTCCATTCACGGCTCCCTAGGAATGTTAGTTAGTGGCTTACTCCCAGCCAACTCAGAACAGGGAAAACGCCTGCTGCAAATTGCTACAGATAGTACTGAGCGCCTAGTCCGCCTGATCAATGACATCTTAGACATTGAGCGCATCGAGTCGGGTAGGGTGAAAATGGAACGGGAAATCTGTAATGTCGCAGATTTGATTAAATCCGCCGTCAATGTCATCCAACCACTAGCAGATAAACTCGGGGTGCAACTTTCTATTGCTGACGTGTCAATTCAACTCTGGGCAGATCCTGACAGAATTGTGCAAACCCTCACTAATTTACTGAGTAACGCCATTAAATTTTCCCATACTGGGGAAACAGTGTGCTTGACAGCCAAAACCCAAGGCAATGAAGTATTATTCGCCGTCAAAGATACCGGACGCGGAATCCCTGCCAACAAACTCGACAGTATCTTTGAGCGCTTTCAACAAGTGGATTCCTCTGATTCCCGTAACCATGATGGTACAGGTTTAGGTTTAGCGATTTGTAAAAGTATTGTGCAACAGCATAGCGGGCGAATTTGGGTAGAAAGTACCTTAGATGAAGGTAGTACTTTTTACTTCACATTACCAATTCTTTCGGCTCGGCAAACGCCTGAGCCAGTTCAGGCGATCGCACCCGAGTCAGGATACATGACTCAGCACTCCCCCCTAGTCTTAGTGTGCGATGATGACCCAGCAATCAGTCATGAATTACAAACCGTACTAAAAAAAGGCGGATATCAAGTCGTCACCGTAGCCAACGGACAAGAAGCGATCGCCGCCGCCGCCAGCCAAAATCCCGACGTAATTTTATTAGATTTACTCATGCCAGGGATGAATGGTTGGGAAACAATGGCAGTATTAAAAGAACGAGCTGATACCAAAGATATTCCGATTGTGATTTGTAGTGTCTACAAACAAACTAGCAGTAGTCAAGCCACCGCCGACTTTGTTGATTGGGTGAGTAAACCAGTTCAGGAAAGTAACCTGCTAAAATCACTGAGACAAGCAGTAGCAACAGCTTCTAAGCGAGTCAAAATTCTGATTGTGGAAGACGACAACGACTTAGCGCAACTACTCATAACCCTGTTTGAAAGGCATGATATTGACACCTACCTCGCCAAAACTGGCAGAGAAGCCATCCGCCTGAGTCAACAAGTCAACCCCGACTTACTAATTCTCGACTTAATTTTGCCAGAAAGCGACGGTTTTGCCGTTGTCGATTGGCTACAGAAACACAATCAACTATGTAGCACTCCTGTGGTAGTTTACTCCGCCACAGACTTAGACGAATCAGAACGCGATCGCCTGAAATTAGGACATACTGAATTTTTAACCAAAGGACGTGTCACCACTCAAGAATTTGAACAACGGGTAATGGAATTACTACAGCGAATTACACACAATAAACAAGAAGGAGAGCAATTTTAG
- a CDS encoding 2OG-Fe(II) oxygenase, with protein MTKKNLLGNEIFTLDNILTPKECAEYITVTENIGYTDAPITTMQGFQIRPDIRNNQRVILDVPERAFDLWQRVSNYIPNTMGRWQAVGLNERFRFYRYDPGQRFALHHDGSYRRPNGEESLLTFMIYLNEGFEGGATRFHLPRRYYEHLPTMDVVPVIGMALCFVHELVHEGAPVIQGRKYVLRSDVMYRQLSRVY; from the coding sequence ATGACCAAGAAAAATTTGCTTGGTAACGAAATTTTCACATTGGATAATATTCTCACGCCAAAAGAATGCGCTGAGTATATTACTGTAACTGAAAATATTGGTTATACAGATGCTCCGATTACTACGATGCAAGGTTTTCAAATACGTCCTGACATCCGCAATAATCAGCGTGTAATTTTAGATGTCCCCGAACGAGCTTTTGATTTATGGCAGCGAGTGTCAAATTATATACCTAATACTATGGGCAGATGGCAAGCTGTCGGGCTGAATGAGCGTTTTCGTTTCTATCGCTACGATCCAGGTCAAAGGTTTGCGCTTCATCATGATGGTTCGTATCGGCGACCCAACGGAGAGGAAAGTTTATTGACTTTCATGATTTACTTGAATGAAGGTTTTGAAGGCGGCGCAACCCGGTTTCATCTTCCACGCCGATATTATGAACATTTACCTACTATGGATGTTGTTCCTGTTATAGGTATGGCCTTGTGTTTTGTTCACGAACTAGTACATGAAGGCGCTCCTGTGATCCAAGGACGAAAGTATGTTTTACGCTCAGATGTGATGTACCGTCAACTGTCGAGAGTGTATTGA
- a CDS encoding YifB family Mg chelatase-like AAA ATPase, protein MLARVWSASIVGIDAIKVGVEVDVSGGLPGIVVLGLPDSAVQESKERVKATLKNAGFAFPMRKIVINLTPADLRKEGPSFDLPISVGILAASEQVSADLLGDYLFIGEVSLDGSLRAVAGVLPIAATAQKMGIAGLVVPMDNAQEAAVVEGLAVYGCKNLFEVADLLNNPARYKPVQLNQTVETDYAASFSGSIDLKDVKGQAHARRALEIAAAGGHNLIFVGPPGSGKTMLARRLPGILPPLSFAEALEVTQIHSVAGLLKNRGSLVRDRPFRSPHHSASGPSLVGGGSFPRPGEISLSHRGVLFLDELTEFKRDVLEFLRQPLEDGYVTISRTKQSVLFPAQFTLVASTNPCPCGYYGDTIQQCTCSPRQREHYWAKLSGPLLDRIDLQVAVNRLKPEEITQQPTGETSQSVAKRVQQARDRASSRFQGQQNLRCNAQMLSRHLQKWCQLDDASRNLLEAAIRKLGLSARASDRILKVARTIADLAGEDELKPNHVAEAIQYRTIDRMQ, encoded by the coding sequence ATGCTTGCTAGAGTCTGGAGTGCATCAATTGTCGGCATCGATGCCATAAAAGTAGGTGTGGAAGTCGATGTATCCGGGGGATTACCAGGAATTGTGGTATTGGGATTACCAGATTCAGCAGTTCAAGAATCTAAAGAACGAGTGAAAGCAACGCTGAAAAATGCGGGTTTTGCTTTTCCGATGCGGAAAATAGTAATTAATTTAACTCCTGCTGATTTGCGTAAGGAAGGGCCAAGTTTTGATTTACCTATCAGTGTGGGAATTTTAGCCGCTTCTGAGCAAGTAAGTGCTGACTTATTAGGTGATTATTTATTCATCGGGGAAGTTTCTTTAGATGGTAGCTTACGCGCTGTGGCTGGCGTTCTCCCCATTGCGGCGACTGCTCAAAAGATGGGAATTGCTGGTTTAGTTGTGCCGATGGATAATGCCCAAGAAGCTGCTGTGGTAGAAGGTTTAGCGGTTTACGGCTGTAAAAATCTGTTTGAGGTGGCAGATTTATTAAATAATCCCGCACGCTACAAGCCAGTGCAATTAAATCAAACTGTAGAGACTGATTATGCTGCATCTTTTTCTGGCAGTATAGATTTGAAGGATGTCAAAGGACAAGCTCATGCGCGTCGGGCGTTGGAAATTGCCGCGGCTGGAGGACATAATTTAATTTTTGTCGGGCCGCCAGGTAGTGGAAAAACCATGCTAGCGCGTCGCTTACCAGGTATTTTACCACCGCTAAGTTTTGCTGAAGCTTTAGAAGTGACTCAAATTCACTCGGTAGCAGGTTTATTAAAAAATCGTGGTTCTTTGGTACGCGATCGCCCTTTCCGCAGCCCGCATCATTCGGCTTCTGGCCCTTCTTTGGTTGGTGGTGGTAGTTTTCCGCGTCCGGGAGAAATTTCTTTATCACACAGAGGTGTGCTTTTTCTTGATGAATTAACGGAATTTAAACGTGATGTTTTGGAATTTCTGCGCCAACCTTTAGAAGATGGCTACGTCACTATTTCTCGCACCAAGCAATCAGTGCTTTTTCCCGCGCAGTTTACCTTAGTGGCGAGTACTAATCCCTGTCCTTGTGGTTACTATGGCGATACTATCCAACAATGTACCTGTTCTCCCAGACAAAGGGAACATTATTGGGCAAAGCTTTCTGGGCCGTTACTTGACAGAATTGATTTGCAAGTAGCTGTAAATCGCCTCAAACCAGAGGAAATTACTCAACAACCAACAGGCGAAACCTCGCAATCCGTAGCTAAACGAGTACAACAAGCACGCGATCGCGCTAGTAGCCGCTTCCAAGGACAACAAAATTTGCGTTGCAACGCTCAGATGCTGAGTCGTCATCTGCAAAAATGGTGTCAGCTAGATGATGCCAGTCGTAATTTATTAGAAGCCGCAATTAGAAAATTAGGTTTATCAGCCAGAGCTAGCGATCGCATTCTCAAAGTAGCACGCACCATTGCAGATTTAGCTGGTGAGGATGAATTAAAACCCAATCATGTAGCTGAAGCGATACAGTATCGGACAATTGATCGGATGCAATAG
- a CDS encoding response regulator produces the protein MTTKRILVVDNEEYIQEVAKICLETVARWEVMTVSSGKDGIIKAEAWQPDAILLDVMMPDMDGITTFEKLQANPATKEIPVILLTAKIQATDRRRYAQMGMATAIAKPFNPLELAGQIATALGWTLDS, from the coding sequence ATGACAACAAAGCGAATTTTAGTAGTTGATAACGAAGAGTACATTCAAGAAGTTGCCAAAATTTGCTTGGAAACCGTTGCCCGTTGGGAAGTGATGACGGTAAGCTCTGGTAAAGACGGCATCATTAAAGCCGAAGCTTGGCAACCAGATGCCATCCTTTTAGATGTAATGATGCCTGATATGGATGGCATAACTACCTTTGAAAAACTCCAAGCCAATCCAGCCACCAAAGAGATTCCCGTAATTTTATTAACAGCCAAAATCCAAGCCACTGACCGCCGCCGCTATGCTCAAATGGGAATGGCAACTGCGATCGCCAAACCTTTCAATCCCCTAGAATTAGCTGGACAAATAGCTACAGCGTTAGGCTGGACTTTGGATAGTTAG
- a CDS encoding NAD(P)H-dependent glycerol-3-phosphate dehydrogenase, which translates to MTNDNQQSVAILGAGAWGTALANLAAANGHRVRVWSRWGEETLETVLEDAQIILSAISMKGVRDVAAQVKSLPVSPDTIFVTATKGLEPETTCTPSQIWQSAFPDNAVVVLSGPNLSKEIEMELPAATVVASNIFAAAQIVQLVFSSNRFRVYTNPDPVGVELGGTLKNVIAIAAGVCDGLQLGTNAKAGLVTRGLTEMVRIGNFWGAKTETFYGLSGLGDLLATCNSPLSRNYQVGYQLAAGKTLQEVLSHLQGTAEGVNTCRVLMERARQQNIPVPITEQVDRLLQGKITPQQALDELMLRDIKPEYHFEDGN; encoded by the coding sequence ATGACCAATGACAATCAACAATCAGTAGCAATTTTGGGAGCAGGTGCGTGGGGAACAGCACTGGCGAATTTGGCTGCGGCTAATGGTCATCGGGTGCGGGTTTGGTCACGTTGGGGAGAGGAAACACTGGAAACAGTTTTAGAAGATGCCCAAATAATACTTTCTGCTATTTCAATGAAAGGTGTCAGGGATGTAGCGGCTCAAGTCAAGTCTTTACCTGTCTCTCCTGACACAATTTTTGTGACTGCTACCAAGGGTTTAGAACCAGAAACAACCTGTACGCCGTCGCAAATTTGGCAATCTGCTTTCCCTGACAATGCGGTTGTGGTTTTATCTGGCCCCAATTTATCGAAAGAAATTGAAATGGAATTACCAGCTGCAACTGTAGTCGCTAGCAATATTTTTGCAGCAGCGCAAATAGTGCAGCTGGTGTTTTCTTCTAATCGCTTTCGGGTATATACCAATCCCGATCCGGTGGGAGTGGAATTAGGCGGAACACTCAAGAATGTAATTGCGATCGCAGCTGGTGTATGCGACGGTTTACAATTGGGAACCAATGCCAAAGCTGGTTTAGTCACCCGTGGACTTACAGAAATGGTTCGCATCGGTAATTTCTGGGGTGCGAAAACGGAAACATTTTATGGTTTATCAGGCTTAGGGGATTTGCTCGCAACTTGCAATAGTCCCCTAAGCCGTAATTATCAAGTTGGTTACCAGCTAGCTGCTGGCAAAACACTCCAAGAAGTCCTCTCCCATCTCCAAGGAACTGCTGAAGGTGTCAACACCTGTCGAGTGTTGATGGAACGAGCCAGACAGCAGAATATTCCTGTACCAATTACCGAGCAAGTCGATAGATTACTTCAAGGTAAAATCACACCCCAACAAGCCCTTGATGAATTAATGCTACGTGACATCAAGCCTGAGTATCATTTTGAGGATGGGAATTAG
- the lipA gene encoding lipoyl synthase, whose amino-acid sequence MTVKPDWLRVKAPQWERVGNVKEILRDLALNTVCEEASCPNIGECFQAGTATFLIMGPACTRACPYCDIDFEKKPKPLDPTEPARLAEAVRRMQLNHVVITSVNRDDLPDGGASQFVQCIAAVRDVSPKTTIEVLIPDLCGNWEALEIILQAAPEVLNHNTETIPRLYRRVRPQGNYDRTLELLSRSRQLAPWVYTKSGIMVGLGETDAEIRQVMQDLRAVDCDILTIGQYLQPSQKHLQVNDFVTPEQFATWQAFGEELGFLQVVSSPLTRSSYHAEQVRELMLRYPRSQG is encoded by the coding sequence GTGACTGTAAAACCAGACTGGTTGCGGGTAAAAGCGCCTCAGTGGGAGCGCGTTGGGAACGTTAAAGAAATTTTGCGGGATTTAGCGCTCAATACGGTTTGTGAGGAAGCGTCCTGTCCGAATATTGGCGAGTGTTTTCAAGCTGGTACTGCCACATTTTTGATTATGGGCCCTGCTTGCACTCGTGCTTGTCCCTACTGTGATATCGATTTTGAAAAAAAGCCTAAACCTTTAGATCCTACAGAACCCGCACGTTTGGCAGAAGCCGTGCGCCGGATGCAACTCAATCATGTAGTGATCACCTCTGTAAACCGGGATGATTTACCTGATGGTGGTGCATCGCAGTTTGTGCAATGCATCGCCGCAGTTCGGGATGTTTCACCCAAAACTACAATTGAGGTGTTAATTCCAGATTTGTGCGGTAATTGGGAAGCTTTGGAAATAATTCTCCAAGCTGCACCCGAAGTATTAAACCACAATACAGAAACCATTCCCCGTCTGTATCGTCGTGTCCGTCCCCAAGGTAACTACGATCGCACTTTGGAATTACTCTCGCGATCGCGTCAACTTGCTCCTTGGGTCTACACAAAATCCGGCATCATGGTGGGACTTGGCGAAACTGATGCCGAAATTCGTCAGGTCATGCAAGACCTACGTGCCGTAGATTGCGATATCTTAACAATTGGGCAATATCTCCAACCCAGCCAAAAACATTTACAAGTCAATGATTTTGTCACCCCAGAACAATTTGCCACTTGGCAGGCCTTCGGGGAAGAACTGGGATTTTTACAAGTTGTCTCTTCTCCCTTGACAAGAAGCTCCTACCATGCAGAGCAAGTACGCGAATTAATGCTGCGTTACCCCAGGAGTCAGGGATAA